The following coding sequences lie in one Spinacia oleracea cultivar Varoflay chromosome 1, BTI_SOV_V1, whole genome shotgun sequence genomic window:
- the LOC130466062 gene encoding uncharacterized protein yields the protein MISCQGYLYDSCIDDILSLNRIKIARGQVFHMKNCSNILSCNWKQHPKRNRFTSMRTWAVIPNPLFPQQTNEFDCGMYVIKVLMDTSSQYNKWEYYQNLDVCRLKTLAWLMGWENNYIKDEVLKMVEACAKQK from the exons ATGATATCATGTCAGGGGTATTTGTATGACTCGTGTATTGATGATATACTTTCCTTAAACCGGATCAAGATTGCAAGGGGGCAAGTATTTCAT ATGAAAAATTGCTCAAATATCTTGTCATGCAACTGGAAACAACACCCCAAGCGCAACAGATTCACTAGTATGCGGACGTGGGCAGTCATTCCAAATCCCTTATTCCCACAACAAACAAACGA GTTCGATTGCGGAATGTATGTGATTAAGGTATTGATGGATACAAGTTCTCAGTACAACAAATGGGAATACTACCAA AATTTGGATGTGTGTCGGCTTAAGACGTTGGCATGGTTAATGGGCTGGGAAAACAACTACATCAAAGATGAGGTGTTAAAGATGGTAGAAGCATGTGCGAAACAAAAGTAG